A genomic segment from Orientia tsutsugamushi str. Boryong encodes:
- a CDS encoding pentapeptide repeat-containing protein, with translation MENILPIDICLSKHLKSNSYKFLKNSFDQNNDGFTVNYSLNLESLQKNIDLYLDNEKFKLQMEKEFGYSKNDQLKMIISQIPINEADDQDYELDSQYIKLQKALRNFLYEPEDGVALLLEYQEKYSHTQVNASFNEFLHDKLSNIQSLSELQQYPNLYSNITSIYSDVASLHNDLKSKSVVANIHHKPQMIANNAQQMLNDDFLFEEHPTVDFQTHILTGTEDFQPGANECREELFNGGNFQGSTFRNIEFDFSPKDIKFRDCLFDSVAFSNHTINNLDLRGVKLQQLLFSNNGSIKNVSFDVADYSVLKKLGVLRLEQSDELKEEQTHSINKYYTKEDYTRDLQDLSKRTANKLTAIRAAPATGSSIFSYFQSAVNYLQGSIPSIQTLQATIEKDLQDIKTEIEKSGKDDLDYNSITSHYNQLQNLYHADKRLQHKEANAAKEVIIKNVTCDPTYRFNQSEDTVYKVTVKVSRSDLEEFINEGQGQSCSEFISKKYSSYIQNEENSIKEKLSPDITGIKVVVVPDASKENLSELDFSKKDMSSVNLAYCNLTSCNFSKANLDGSCLEGSNVTDTKFYKATLNNTNLINICGSKVVFDKVNGSNVRLMGAELGDVTNNGPHSTPATFKGAKLLNVDSFGADLSACDMSGAEFKQADFSQANMTRVKAQHAKMQNANFKLAVANNIDLSCANVMESSFQEAEMINADCSKTILQSANLTMADARLAKFNESNMDGVIAVEANLTDVKANKINAQNANFESAIMDHIQMENSNLTNMNMSYVQAKEASFDQSDLTAANAEKANLTNSSFVAANMSQMNIKGSDLTSANLMSANLKNIQFSPSTVLVGSNMEDAKNVDDKLKQHIKDQDQTLLAGLGLNKRYPKCIITDKDGVNVRLKAQRLGYKLLTSMPKEISLLLPNALSSYMKSGEVDIYKLANSFISTVENDKEGLPLSEEDKKVGYIDSLYGDYLAYLGANSYNMLSCTLAKFTNLASIIEQNFNKEGWKFITGNDDQSVVKNTLANILSELCKEAKEGVLQPQKADNVLPEQKYIKARKIWERKIPIVKHILDQKYIKLLLYAGKEFWRESNVKTRLATVGIVASATTAAVVGAVPASIAYLSYKTTKKVMRGILKMKNNQQHSVNQQKLTEQTVNQKAVDNIDLESNKIINISKQDLNAIRNSIDNIDFVDEQAVVSQQLPNKPRNKSKKQQKM, from the coding sequence ATGGAAAATATATTACCGATTGATATCTGTTTATCAAAACACTTAAAAAGCAACTCTTATAAGTTCTTAAAAAACTCATTTGATCAAAATAATGATGGATTTACTGTAAATTATAGCCTAAACCTAGAATCACTACAAAAAAATATAGATTTATATCTAGACAATGAAAAGTTTAAGCTCCAAATGGAAAAAGAGTTTGGCTATTCTAAAAATGATCAGCTTAAAATGATTATTAGTCAAATTCCTATTAATGAGGCAGATGATCAGGATTATGAACTTGATAGTCAGTACATAAAACTACAAAAAGCGTTACGTAATTTTTTATATGAACCAGAGGATGGAGTTGCATTATTATTAGAGTACCAGGAAAAATATAGTCATACACAGGTAAATGCATCATTTAATGAATTCCTGCATGATAAATTAAGTAACATACAAAGCCTATCAGAATTACAGCAATACCCTAACCTTTATAGTAATATTACATCAATTTATTCGGATGTTGCATCATTACATAATGACCTTAAAAGTAAGTCTGTAGTCGCTAATATTCATCATAAACCTCAAATGATAGCTAATAATGCGCAACAAATGCTTAATGATGATTTCCTTTTTGAAGAACATCCTACTGTTGATTTTCAAACTCATATTTTAACTGGTACTGAAGATTTTCAACCTGGTGCTAATGAATGCCGAGAAGAGTTATTTAATGGTGGTAATTTTCAAGGATCGACCTTTCGTAATATTGAATTTGATTTTTCTCCTAAAGATATAAAATTTCGAGACTGCTTATTTGATAGTGTAGCCTTTAGTAATCACACAATTAACAATTTAGATTTAAGAGGAGTAAAACTACAACAGTTACTGTTTAGCAATAATGGTTCAATAAAAAATGTCTCTTTTGATGTTGCAGATTATAGTGTTTTAAAAAAACTTGGCGTTCTTAGGTTAGAGCAGTCTGATGAGTTAAAAGAAGAACAGACACATTCAATAAATAAATATTATACTAAAGAAGATTATACTCGTGACTTGCAAGATTTAAGTAAACGTACAGCTAATAAATTAACAGCTATTAGAGCAGCTCCAGCTACTGGTTCAAGTATATTTAGCTATTTTCAATCTGCAGTGAATTATTTGCAAGGTAGTATACCAAGCATTCAAACACTACAAGCAACTATAGAAAAAGACCTGCAGGATATCAAAACTGAAATTGAAAAATCTGGAAAGGATGATTTAGACTATAATAGTATAACATCTCATTACAATCAGTTGCAAAATTTATATCATGCAGATAAAAGGCTTCAACATAAAGAAGCAAATGCTGCTAAAGAAGTTATAATAAAGAATGTTACATGTGATCCAACATATCGCTTCAATCAATCAGAAGATACTGTTTATAAAGTTACAGTTAAAGTTAGTCGTAGTGATCTTGAAGAATTTATTAACGAAGGGCAAGGTCAGAGCTGCAGTGAATTTATTTCTAAAAAATATTCTAGTTATATTCAAAACGAAGAAAATTCTATAAAAGAAAAATTAAGTCCTGATATTACAGGTATAAAAGTTGTTGTAGTTCCTGACGCATCTAAAGAAAATCTAAGTGAATTGGATTTTAGTAAAAAGGATATGTCTTCTGTTAATTTAGCATATTGTAATTTAACATCTTGCAATTTTTCTAAGGCTAATCTAGATGGCAGCTGTTTAGAAGGATCAAATGTTACTGATACTAAATTTTATAAGGCTACACTAAATAATACTAATTTAATAAATATATGTGGTAGCAAAGTTGTATTTGATAAAGTAAATGGATCTAATGTAAGATTAATGGGGGCTGAATTAGGTGATGTTACAAATAATGGTCCTCATTCCACCCCAGCAACATTTAAAGGAGCTAAATTATTGAATGTTGATAGTTTTGGCGCTGATTTAAGTGCCTGTGATATGAGCGGTGCTGAATTTAAACAAGCAGATTTTAGTCAAGCTAACATGACGAGAGTTAAAGCGCAACATGCTAAAATGCAGAATGCTAATTTTAAATTAGCAGTAGCTAATAATATTGATTTATCATGTGCTAATGTAATGGAAAGCTCCTTTCAAGAAGCAGAAATGATTAATGCAGATTGTTCTAAAACTATACTACAAAGTGCAAATCTGACAATGGCAGATGCTAGATTAGCTAAGTTTAATGAATCTAATATGGATGGAGTTATTGCAGTAGAAGCAAATTTAACTGACGTTAAAGCTAATAAAATTAATGCGCAAAATGCTAACTTTGAATCTGCAATCATGGACCATATTCAAATGGAGAATTCAAATTTAACTAATATGAATATGAGTTATGTTCAAGCTAAGGAAGCTAGCTTTGATCAATCTGATTTAACTGCTGCAAATGCAGAAAAGGCTAATTTGACAAACTCAAGCTTTGTAGCAGCTAACATGAGCCAGATGAATATTAAAGGCAGTGATTTAACATCAGCTAATTTAATGTCTGCTAATCTGAAGAATATACAGTTTTCTCCTAGCACTGTTTTGGTTGGTTCTAATATGGAAGATGCTAAAAATGTTGATGATAAGTTAAAGCAACATATTAAAGATCAAGATCAGACTTTGCTTGCAGGACTGGGATTAAATAAAAGATATCCAAAATGTATTATTACAGATAAAGATGGTGTTAATGTGAGACTTAAAGCTCAGCGTTTAGGGTATAAATTATTAACCTCTATGCCAAAAGAAATATCTCTTTTGCTACCAAACGCGTTATCTTCTTATATGAAATCAGGCGAAGTAGATATATATAAGCTTGCAAATAGTTTTATCTCAACAGTTGAAAATGATAAAGAAGGATTGCCACTTTCAGAAGAAGATAAAAAAGTTGGTTATATTGATAGTTTATATGGAGACTATTTAGCATATTTGGGGGCTAATTCATATAATATGCTTAGTTGTACCTTAGCAAAATTTACTAATTTAGCTAGCATTATTGAACAAAACTTTAATAAAGAAGGATGGAAATTTATTACAGGTAATGATGATCAATCAGTAGTAAAGAATACGCTTGCTAATATATTATCTGAATTGTGCAAGGAAGCTAAGGAAGGAGTTCTACAACCACAAAAAGCAGATAATGTTTTGCCTGAGCAAAAATACATAAAAGCACGCAAAATATGGGAGCGAAAAATACCAATAGTTAAGCATATACTCGATCAAAAATACATAAAATTACTTCTGTATGCTGGAAAAGAATTTTGGCGAGAAAGCAATGTAAAAACTAGACTTGCTACTGTAGGCATAGTTGCTAGTGCTACGACAGCAGCAGTAGTAGGTGCGGTACCAGCGTCAATAGCTTATCTTTCATATAAAACTACGAAAAAAGTTATGCGTGGAATCCTCAAGATGAAAAATAACCAACAGCATTCAGTTAATCAGCAAAAACTAACAGAACAAACAGTTAATCAAAAAGCTGTAGATAACATAGATTTGGAAAGCAATAAGATCATAAACATAAGTAAACAAGATCTTAATGCTATAAGAAACAGTATTGATAACATAGATTTCGTTGATGAACAAGCTGTTGTATCACAGCAACTTCCAAATAAGCCTAGAAATAAGTCAAAAAAGCAACAAAAAATGTAA